The stretch of DNA GAGGACCGCACCCACGAGCCGCAAGAGATCGTTTGCCTGCCCGGCCTGCGACGCAAAGAGGCGCAGCCGGAAATGTGTGTCGGGGTCGGCATAGCGGATGAAGAACCACTGGGCGAGAAGCGCCCGTGTCTCCAGTTGCGCGAGGGTGGGCGCCAGCACGTCGAGGAGCAGGGCCAGCAGGCGATCCTGCCGCCCGTAGATCTTGAGGCTGAGGATGGAGCCCAGAACGGGTTCGTATGTCGGGTCCAGCGGTTCTGTCAGTGCCGCTTTGGCTGCCGGGGCGGGTGTGTGGCTTGCGCTGAACCTCACCATGACCTCTGCGCCGGTTACGGTATGGCCGTCTGGCATGGACAGCGTGCCGAGCGCGGGATAGCGCCGTTCGATGATGGTGCCGGTTTGGGCGAGTTCGGCCGCGAGGGCGGCCATGTCGCCGTCGCATTCCAGGTCCATCGGCACGCGCCTGTCGCCGCGTCCGACAAAGACATGGCGGGGCAGGGCCCGCGCGGATGTCATGCGCTGCACACAGGTCAAACGCGTGTCGCGCCCAAGGCTGGCCAGGTGTTGCCGTTCCGCCGGGGATGGCCACCACCGTTCGGGTGTGACAATCACCCGACCCAGGCGCAGTTCGGGGTGGTGAAGCCGGGTTTCGTCCTGCGGCAGACAGGGCAAGCGCGGGCTGAGCGGTGCGGCAAGTGCCCCCAGCAGCCGGTAGTAGCGGGGTTGCAGCGGGTGCATCCAGTCATGTGCAGTGGCAAGACGGAAGCGTATGCGCCGTTTTGTCGGCATATGGACCGCCCACATCGCGGCCTCGGTCACGATCACCGCGATGTCGTCGATGGCAATGGCGCCGGGACGGTCGAGCGCGCCGCTGCCGTTCAGGCACAAGAACGCCTCGGCCCCGCGCGGGCGCAGCACGATGTCGCGGGCGGACTGCGATGGCTCGTAGAGCAGGTCAACGGTGAGATCATCGCCGTTGCCTTCGACCTTGTCGCCCACAATCAGGGTGTTGAGGGCGCCGTGGGGACCCGTCAGCCGCGCCACGTAATCATCGGCCGACCCCAGGCGGAGCCCCAGCAACTCGGCCAGAGGTATGTCGTCTTTGCCGACCGACTGCGCGGCGAGAAACAAGGCGGCCCCGTCAGCCCCCGCGGGCATGTCCGTCTTTGGCAGCCCTTGGCAGAAGGGTGAGAGATCAATGGGTTGTCCGGGGTTTTCTGCTGCCTGCCGCGCGACAAACCGATCTGCACCCGTCCCTGTTTGAACCTGACCAAACGTGCGTTCATTGGGAAAGTGGGCGGCCATGATCCGGCGCAGGGAATGGCGCCCTTCGTCAAATCGGGCGAGCATGGCCTGGTGCAGATGTGCGTGGACCGGGTTGGGGCCGACAAAATTGTGCAGGATGGTGTCCACGCAGGCTTGCACATCCCGCAGAACCTTTGGCGCGACCTGCGGCAGCGGCCCAATCCGGGCTGTATCAAAGGTGACGGGCGGCTTTGGGCCGGGAGTGCCGGGCAGCAGCGCCTCAACCATGTGCAGGACGGAGGGCAGCGTGGCGTCATCGGGCGTCTTGATCCGGGCCAGTGCCGTCGCAATCGCGCGCATGTTGGCCGCGAGCGGGTCCGAGGGCGCATGCATGTCAAGCGTGCTGATTGTCCAGTCGGTCAGATCCAGATCTGTTGGAATGGGGCGCAGGGCCGGCACCACAACGCCATCGTCCCGCAATCGACGGACGGCATGTGATACCGTGTGTTCCGGAAAAGCATCCGACAGCGCCGCTGTCAGCTGTTCCAGGCTGTGCGGCCTGCGCAATGTATCCAGCACCAGCCGCTCCTCCGGGTCCGGCTGGCGTATCCGGACAAGCGGGGTGTCCCCGTGCATCGCCTCGCCCCAGATGCTGGAGAACCCGTCGGCCGGACCGACACTAAAGTGCCGGGCGAGGGGGAGCGTGGCATTGGCGTCAAGCCGGGCGCACAGCGCAGTCACCAACCGCTCTGCCGCCGCGCCGCTGAGGCGCAGAACACTCCGGCGCTGTACGGGGCCGTTCTGCGCGACGCAGGTTGCCGCAAAAGCGGCGCGCGGCGTTGCACGCTGTGCGGTGCGTCTGACAAATTGCGCGATCGCCCCGACAGGCCGCCCGGCAGCCAGATCGTCGATCACCGAAGGGCGCGTCACGAGGATGCTGTGTGCGATGTCGCGCACGAAGGTCTCGCTCTGGGGTGGGGTCCGGTCCGCATGTGTGGAGGACAGCAGGTAGTCCGCGACTGCCCGTGCCAGATGCGCCTGCGCCTCTGCGGTCAAGGCCGCGCAGCCTGGCAACCGCCACACCGGATCGTGCCAGTGCAATTGCGCCGAAGAGGGAGACTGAGATGTCATTGTAACGCCGTCACGGACGGGGCCACGCGACCTGCGCGTGACCCCTTGATGCACTGACCGTCAGGTCACAATGACGGGCTCGGGACCTGTGCACGCCCTGCTGCCGCACACCCCGGAAGAACAGTTTTTCGACTGAGCTGTCACCGCGACGTCATCGTCGCCGCCGCCCCCGCCGCCGCCACCACCGCCACCGAAGCTGACGGGGGCGTTGATCGAAGAGGTCACCTCTGTTGCTGGAGCGTCCAATCCGTATGACGCAAAAAGATCTTCGAGATCAGTCTTGAGCATTCGTATTCTCCAATTGTGCTTTGTCGAGTTGGGCGAATTGAAGCATCAGCGGATTTGAAACTGATTCATCATTTCGCCGGACAAGGCGTACAATTAAAAAATGACAGCACAACGGCGTTGATATCTTGGTGGACTGTTTAAGCCGAAACCCGCCAGCATTCGGTGGCGTTTTGAGCGGTATTCCGACAGTGATGTCATCCAGCCGCATACAACGTTGTCAGAGATCGTTTCGGCGCCTACAACAGGAATCAGAAAGAAAGTCCGGAGGTGGTGTTTCGTGTAGGTGAATGGACGACAGCGCGCCGAAGGGCTTGAATATTGCGGCATGGGTTTGCCGTTCTATGCGCGGCGGGGCGTTAATTGTGTTGCCTTGAATTGCGTTTAACACATTGATTGAAAGAGGAATCTTGCAAGAGGCAATATGCAGTACCCTATATCTCCTGCGCAATTTTCGCGGCTCTCGATTGTCCGTGCAGTCATGCGGTCTTTTGATATCGTTGGGGAATTTTTTATCGCAAACCTGAATATTTACGGAAAGCATGAAGCATCATAACTCAAACGTATTTCAATATGCGATATGCTAGAAAATACAATATCTCGGATATATGAAATCATTGCACGCCGCGCCCGATCAGGCGATGTAATCGCCAGACGCGCGCCGGTTGGTGAAATTCTCTTCCTGCATGCCTATTTTTTGGAAACTGGTGAAAAGAATGCGCTTCTTCTTTTCCAGAACCTTCTTGGCGCCAGTCTGGAGAACCGTACAGAATCGCGGTCGTTTTACGTCTATGACGGGCTGGCCCCGATCGCCCTGGTCCTGGCGCAAGACAGCCGGTTGTCTGCCTTGCCATTCTATGACCGGCTTAGGCAGGCGGCCCTGCAAGAACTGGCTGCCGATGCGCGCGCACTGGCGAAGGATGACCTGGATTTTCTGACAGGCTGGACAGGGCATGCTTTTCTGTCGGCAGGCTTGGGGGACGACGGCGCGTTGGCACATCTGGCGTCTTTGGCCGGCACGGTGGCTGATCCGGCGGCGGCACCGCTGTGTTGCTTTCCGCGTGATGATACGGAACATCCGGTGATCGACCTTGGACTGGCGCATGGCAATATCGGCCTGCTCTCTGTCCTGGCGCTGTGCGGTCGGACAGTGCCCGAGGTTACGGCGATGGCGCAGGCACTGCTTTGCCAGCTTGAGGCGCACGAGTTGCCGGATGGCCCGTCGCGGTTTCCCTACTTTGCGGGGCAGGCGGGCCCATCCCGGATCGGCTGGTGTTACGGAGATCTGTCGATGCTCATCGGCCTGACCCAATGTGCCGCCGCGGGCATTGGTCCAAAGGACCCGGCACTGTTCGACCGCGTCGAACAGGCGTTGCTGGATCGATTGGCCGCAGGGGCCGCGCTGGAAGACGCGTTTTTGTGCCACGGCACAGCCGGGTTGATCGCCATCAGCGTGTTCCTGCAAGGCGCGGGCAAACCGCGCCTGGCAACCCTGCGCGCGGCCTTGCATGAGACGCTTGATGCGCAACTGAGGCCGGTTTTGGAGCAGGACAATTGTTCAACCGACCTTCTGAACGGAATGTCCGGTGTTGGTCTGGCGCTGCTGTCGTCACAAACAGGTCGCCGCTTGCCCTGGCAAACGCTGTTTTTGACGTGACCCGCGGTATCAGCCTGAGGATGTGCAGGTCACTGCACAGGCACGCCCGTAATCGGTCTGTAAGGAATTATGGCTCCGGCGGTAGGGACCGGAGTTAAATTCTCCTATGCCTTCGAAGGCGACTGAAAACAAGGGGTTTTCTAAGTCAGAATGGGTGTCCTTGTTTACATTTGTGACATCTGTGTGCCACCGGAGTGATACTGGCAAGCGTCCAGATGGAAGGCAAGCGGGGGGCTGCTCCTGTCAGTTTGCCCGCTTGGTCAACTCGCGTTCGACGATTGTCCTGATGTAGCGGAGATGGGTGATTGCGTCCTCCGTGGACGGGAACTTGGTCTGCATGTCCGAGACATCAGTGTTGTCGGTCGAGGCGATGGTCTCCCGGAAGCTGCGGGCGAGGCGATACCACCGACTGGATGTACGGGCGTATCCTCCGTCGGGGTCGATCTGCCAGACCGGGCTGGTCGTGATCCAGCGATCGCCGAGCTTGGGATGCCCGGATACCTGACCGACCAGATGCAGCAGGCCTAGCTCATCGAGGCCCATGGTGTAATCTGCCAACAGGGGGGCATCCGCGAGGTCCGGTACGGGATCGGTCATCCAGTCGTGCATGCGGATAAGGAGTTCATGGTTTCTGAATGGGCGCGGGTCGAGCATCAGGAGGCCTCCTGAACACTGCAGTCGCATGCATCGGGTGCAAGCAGTTCGAGCAAGGCGTCCTGATCGAGTTCGCGATGTTCAATCAGTGCGTCGACGATGCGTTCAACGAGGTGCCGGTTGGCGTTGATTACCGAACGGGCGCGGTCTTCCGCCAGATGTAGACGCCGCTCGACACGTTCAAGGAGATCGTCCGGCATGCGGTGGCGATCCGCAGGGGCGACCGGGCTGTAAATGAGAGAAGGTCCAAAGCCGTATGCCTGCTCCAAGTCGATGGCGAGGTCAGTGGCGCCGCCAAGATCGGAGTGCTCGCTGCCGCCAGATCCCGTCGAGAGAGTTCCGAGAAACGCGACTTCCGCCGCACGTCCTCCGAACCTCATCGCCAACTCCTTGTCGGCAACGTCCGGCGTCATGATCGGGGGAACGGGCGAGTCGTAGCCTCCACCAACTGCAGCCACGAAGATCCGGTGTCCGGGCTTTAGGCCAAGGACATGGCCGACGACCGCGTGACCGGCTTCGTGGATTGCCTTGCGGCGGATATGCTCCGGGTCGGCCCTCGGCACGCGCTGGTCGATCGCCGAGAGCACATGGCAAAGGGCGACCGTTTCCCGCGCCCGCCGCGCGGCTCCTTTCGCAGTGCGGGCAATAGCCGCGACGTCCGCGCCCGAGAGGCCAACGAGGCGGTGCGACAGGTCGTGGAGGGGAAGCGCTTCGTTGCCAAGATGCCCAGACAGGATCGCCGCGATGCCGTCCTTGTCTGGAAGTCCGACGGAGATTTTTCGGTCAAAACGACCTGCTCGGATCAGGGCGGAATCAATGACGTTGAGGTGGTTGGTGGCCGCCACGACGATGACGCCAGGCGCGTCATTGAGTTTGGTCAGCTGTTCCAGCAGTCCGTTGACGACCGAGTGCATATAGGTCGAGAAGTTCTTTCCAGATCCTTGGCGAGAAACGTAACTGTCAAGTTCGTCGACAAAAAACACGGCGGGCGCGCTGGAAATGGCCCGGTTCACATGCGCGCTCATTGTCCGGAGATAGTCTCCCAGATGTCCGGCTTTCTGCGCCTCGGCGTAAGACGTTGAGATGAATGTCGCGCCGGTGCTTCCGGCGATGGCCTCAGCGATCATAGTTTTGCCCACGCCGGGCGGTCCGTGGAGGAGGATGCTGGCGGAGACGTCTGACCAGTCGAGCTCATCGGCTTGCCATTGCCGGACGTCCTCGACGAGGTGCCGCAGCTCCTCGGTGACGTTGGGCAGACCACAGACATCGTCCAGCGTACGGCGCGGCACAGGTGGGGTTGGCACGCGCGCCTTGGCAACACGGTCCGCGACAGCAAGGGTCGTCGATGCGTGGAAGGCATGGTTGACCACTGGCCATGGCAGCGCGCCGATCCGGGTATTCCCGCGCAGTCGTGTCCGGAGTTCGGCCTCTGCGACTTCGCCGGTCGCGCTGTGCGTCGCGCGAAGAAGGTCGATAAGCGCCTCACCATCAAGACTCGGCCAGGTGACGTCCCCGACCATGAGCATGCGGCCACCCTCCGAAAGATCGCTTGGATCGGCGGCCAGGGCGACGACGCCGAGGCCTTTCGCCAGCGCCTCGTCGAGGCTTTCGCGAAGTTTGTCCCTTGGGTCGGACTTCGAGAATGCACTCGCCTTCTCGAGGCACACGAGCGCGACGTGGTCGGGATACTTTTTGCTTCCTCGCGTCAGCGCTTCCCAGGCAAACGGCAGGACGAAGCCCATCGGGTCTTCTAGTCGTTCTCGAAGCGCGTCATCCGCGACCCGGATCAGCGTCACGCCGGGCGCGAAGGGCCCAATGTCCGGGTCGCAATCCGAGAACCACTGCGCAAGGTGGATGGCGCATAGAAGGTCGGTCAGGGGTGGGTGGAGAGCCTGGCGCACGGCGGTGCCGTCGATCGCGGCGGCGTAAGGGTCGATGCCGGATTTGATCACATCTGCGATTTCTTTCGGCGTCATCTGGGACGCAATCGGCACGCCCTGTCCGGACACCGCGAGCAAGCGCGCGATGTCAGGCAGGCGGGCGGGGCGAGGCGCGTTGTCCGCGCCCCAGGACTCGGAAAGCGCGTCGCAATGGCCCTCTCGATGGCGATCCATGATCGCCTTGGTAAGGCGGAGGGTAAGGGCCCGGGTCCGGGCATGCGACGAGGACGTGCTGCCGCACGTGTTCAATGATGAAGGAGACATTGGTGAAGGTTCCGAAAAAGGAGAAGGTTAGGACTTGGCAGAGGTGTCCGGAGAAGGGGACGGGGCCGGGTGGCGCGCTGCGATCTCGTCGAGGAGCCGATGGATCGTGGGCAGCGCTTCGAGCCAGTAGATTTCCGATTTTACGGCGATCGTGTCGCCGAAGAGATGTTTGGGCACGACCCACTCCGGGTGCCGAGCCTTCAGGAAATCATGTGCGGATTGTTCCTGAGTCCGGGCAAGATACTTGGTCCGCAAGGGATGGTATCTAAGGACCTCGGCGTGGACATCGGTGGCGATCTTGAGATCCCGACGAAGGCGATCGAGGTGCCGATGGCTGTGTCCGAGTTTGACAACGGGGAGTCCGGGCAAGTCGATCCTGTAGATGTAAATCCCAGATGATACCGGGCCTTTCTTCGGTCCGCATTCCGGACAAGCGCATTGGCCGACGCGCATGTTGCCGATACTGACTTCATGCTCGACGCCGCATCTATGGCGGTAGAGGGCATAGCCAAGGCGGTTTTTTGAAGTGCTTAGAAAGGTCCAATCCTGAGTTTTTGCTTCTGCACCATAACGAGCATGTCGACACGTCAGACAATCGGCATCGACCTCACCCCGTCCGATCCTGAGGATCTGTCCATACTGGAGGCGAACGACATGCCCGCATTTCAATTTCCACAGCGCATAGTGCCGGTCGCCTTGCGGGTCAGATCCGACGCGAACCGCGCCAAAGCGGGCGGCTTCGTCGTCGTAAGGTTGACGGATGCAGGAGCGACAATCGATGCCGCTTTCCAGAACAACGCCGGTTCGGCGCAGTAGTGGCTCTCCGCATGTTCGGCAGCCGAGGACAAGCGTTTGACGACCCTTGCCGCCGCGACCGAGCACGACGAAGCCTTTGCGCTCGGCGGCCCGCCTCCAGTGCGGGTGGATCGGGCCAGAGTGGTAGCGGGGATATTCCCCCTTGATCTGAAAGGGGTAGAATAGGGGCAGGGAAGGCATGACGGAAACCTTTCATATGGACAGGCGGGATGGCCGCGCGGCCCGCTAGATTGCGAGGGATCGCGCGGCCGAAGCCGTTCCCCGGCCCGAGTTCCAAGCCGGGGGGCGATGTCCGCGATACGAGTTGCGGTGAAGTCAGGCGGCTGGACGCGCCATGATCAACTGGCGGTTCGCCTCGTAGATATTGATCAGCAGACCCATCGTCTGGATCAACTCGGCGAGCTCGGAATCAGCCTTGCGGATGGCCTTGGCCCGATTGACAAGCTCCGCCGAGTGCCGTCCGAGCGAGATGTCCTCCGGGATCTCCGGGGGCATCAGGTCGTTCAGCCTGGCCGCGGCTTCCAAGATGCGCGGATCGACCTTCGACATCGAGCGGAGGTCCTGCAGCGCATTGGAGCATTCCGCCCAAGCCAATGCGGCCGCGTCGCCCAATGTCCGCCCGACCAGGGTATCGATACCAGCCCGGCTAACGTGCAGCGTCCAATCGGCCCGCATCGCCTCCTGAAACAAGTCATTGATCGCCCCGAGGGCAACGCGGTCACACGCTTTCGCGGCCTGTTGCTTAATGGTAGTGACGTTCTCAGCCATGGTGATCTCTCCTATAGATCGGTGTGGTCAGCATGGGCAGCGGAGTTGCACCTCCGTCGCCCATGTGATTACTTAATATCAAATTTGTGGGCTGTCAATAAGTGATATCATGAAATCAAGAGGTCGTCCGCCGAAGGATAGTCAACCGGTCATGGTTCGCATGCCGCAAGAGCTTTTGGATGCAATCGACGAATTCCGTAGAGAACAAGATGATCTTCCGAGCCGTCCCGAAGTTGTCCGCAGAGTTGTGGCCGATTGGGCTGACGGCCGACTTAAGCAAGCTGACGGAGACAGCGGTTGAGAATTTGCGAAAAACGAACTTCAGCAGCTCAGCTAAATGAGAGACATAGCATCTTTTTGGACAAGCTATTCGGTTTAAGGCTTAAAGCTGCACATCCGAATTCCATGTTGAATCGATGGTTTTCGGTATAGCTATTGCGACGCCTCCTGAGTGACAGCGGAGGAAGACCTGAATGGCCCAATGGGCCGACAGGTTGTTTTACTGAGACAAGTCACAAGAAGACACTCGATACAATTTGTGCCCGGGCTTCGGTCGCGAACGCGCTCGGCGTTAACCTAGCCTCCACGACGTGGGAGCTCCAGATAATCCTCTCCCTCGCGAACCCATGATGCCAATGCGCACAAGTTCTCAGCGCGCACACCTTTTCCGAGCGCACATTCCCAGATTACGGCCACCCGAAACCTCATCTCCATCAGGGCGGTTGTCGCGTTTCGGTCGCGTTCAATGTTGCGTGCGAATTTTTCTTTCCAAAATAAGATGTTGGTCTTCGGTATCGTGGCGTGTCGACATCCTTCGTGGCGATGCCAGAAACAGCCGTGGACAAAGATCGCCGCGTTGTGTCGCGCTAGGACAACGTCCGGGCTCCCGGGAAGTCTTCGAACATCAACGCGGAAGCGTAGACCTCGAGCATGAAGATGTCGGCGAACCAGCAGCTCGGGCTTCGTGTTCCTGCGCGTGTTCGCCGCCATCATCCTCGACCTGATGGCCGAGTTGACGATATCTGTCATGAAGATGCCTCCTTTCGCATCTTTCCTTTCCCGATCTTGAGGTTCAATGTGCGGGGAATGAAGGGGAAATTTGGAATTATAGATCTATTCTCGGGGCCTGGTGGCCTCGGCGAGGGATTTTGTGCCTATCGAGAGGAGGGTCTTAGGCCGTTCGAGATAGATGTCTCGGTGGAAAAGGATCCTGTTGCGCACAGTACGTTGAGGTTGCGGGCGTTCCTGCGCCAGTTCGACGATGAATTTCCGACGGAGTACATCGATTTCCTGAACGAAGGCGGAGAAGAGCCGGATTGGGCAGACCTCTATCCCCGCGAATGGGCGCTCGCCGAACAGGAGACGCTGAACTTGACGCTGGGAGAGGCCGAGACCACTGCCGTCCTAGACAAGCGGATCGCGGAGATCCGGAAACGGCGCGGTGATCGCATCATCCTGATCGGTGGCCCACCTTGTCAGGCCTACTCCCTTGCGGGCAGGGGCAGGAAGCCGAGTGAGCTTGGATATGTGGCGCACGACGAGAATCGCCATCTGCTCTACCAAGAATACATCAATGTCTTGAGAAAGCTGCGTCCAGCGGCGTTCGTTATGGAGAACGTCAAGGGCATGCTCTCGTCCAGTATTGAGAAGCGCAAGGTCTTCGATCTGGTGACGGAAGACCTCCAATCGGGCGGTGGAGCGGCAGAATACGCGTTGTTTCCACTGAGCGGCAACACCGACCTACATGGACATGCCCAGCCGAAGGATTTCGTGGTCGCAGCAGAGGATCATGGCGTCCCGCAGGCACGTCACCGCGTGATTATCGTCGGCGTGCGGCGCGACTTGATTTCGGATGTGGATGGATTCGAGCCGCCTAAACTGGCTGGTGTCGCGCGCCGAACCACGGTTCGCGATGTCCTCTCCGAGATGCCTCCGCTCCGAAGCGGAATAAGTGCCCGGGGCGGACACGTTGACGATGTCATGAACTGGAAGCGGACGGTCGCGCTCGGGGCATCGAAGATCGCCGCGATGTCGCACGGCTTGCAGGGAGAGGCCGCGGGGAATTTCGATAAGGCTCTCGGCACCGTTGACAGGTCGAAGAAGATTACTGTCGAGAAACGCAAGGGTACGACAGGCGGTACGCTGTTGCCGGAAACCTGTCCTGAAGATCTACGCACGTGGCTAGAAGATGATCGTCTGGACAGCCTCTCGCTGCATGAAACTCGCGGGCACATGGTTGGTGACCTCGAGCGATATCTTTTCGCCTCATCGTGGGCCACTGCGACGGGTGCTTCGCCTAAAGCCAAGGACTTTCCCGATGAACTCGCCCCCCGGCACGACAACTGGAAATCGGGCAAGTTCAACGACCGCTTTCGAGTCCAACCTTGGGATCTGCCTTCATCTACAGTGACGTGTCATCTGTCGAAAGACGGACACTACTTCATTCATCCTGACCCGGCCCAGTGCCGCAGCATGACCGTCCGTGAGGCGGCAAGGTTGCAGACATTCCCGGACAACTACCATTTCAAAGGAAACCGCACTCAGCAATATGTCCAGGTCGGGAACGCCGTGCCACCCTTCCTCGCATGGAAGATCGCGACGGCTTTGCATCCGGTATTGGCGAAGCTCGTCCACGCGCCCGCAAAACTCGTCCGTGAAGCCGGGAAGGTGAAGATACCTGCATGACTGAACGGCCCGGTGATGGAGATGCCTCATATCATGAGGTTCGCCCGAATGCCGGGGCACTGATCGAGAGTCTTCGTGACATCGGCTACACCATGTCGAGCGCGCTGGCGGACATCGTCGACAATTCCCTGACTGCGGGTGCGACCGAGCTCTCGATTCGGGTTCACTCCAACCCCGACGATGCCGCCATCGGCATCGTCGACAACGGGGCGGGCATGACGCGAGAGGAATTGGTCGAGGCAATGCGCCCCGGGTCGCGCTCGCCTACTGAAGCGCGAAGCGCCGACGACCTGGGCAGGTTTGGCCTCGGTCTTAAAACGGCATCTTTCTCGCAGTGTCGGCGACTGACGGTGGTGACGCGCCGGCAGCGTGTTACGGCCGTGGC from Tateyamaria omphalii encodes:
- a CDS encoding lantibiotic dehydratase, whose product is MTSQSPSSAQLHWHDPVWRLPGCAALTAEAQAHLARAVADYLLSSTHADRTPPQSETFVRDIAHSILVTRPSVIDDLAAGRPVGAIAQFVRRTAQRATPRAAFAATCVAQNGPVQRRSVLRLSGAAAERLVTALCARLDANATLPLARHFSVGPADGFSSIWGEAMHGDTPLVRIRQPDPEERLVLDTLRRPHSLEQLTAALSDAFPEHTVSHAVRRLRDDGVVVPALRPIPTDLDLTDWTISTLDMHAPSDPLAANMRAIATALARIKTPDDATLPSVLHMVEALLPGTPGPKPPVTFDTARIGPLPQVAPKVLRDVQACVDTILHNFVGPNPVHAHLHQAMLARFDEGRHSLRRIMAAHFPNERTFGQVQTGTGADRFVARQAAENPGQPIDLSPFCQGLPKTDMPAGADGAALFLAAQSVGKDDIPLAELLGLRLGSADDYVARLTGPHGALNTLIVGDKVEGNGDDLTVDLLYEPSQSARDIVLRPRGAEAFLCLNGSGALDRPGAIAIDDIAVIVTEAAMWAVHMPTKRRIRFRLATAHDWMHPLQPRYYRLLGALAAPLSPRLPCLPQDETRLHHPELRLGRVIVTPERWWPSPAERQHLASLGRDTRLTCVQRMTSARALPRHVFVGRGDRRVPMDLECDGDMAALAAELAQTGTIIERRYPALGTLSMPDGHTVTGAEVMVRFSASHTPAPAAKAALTEPLDPTYEPVLGSILSLKIYGRQDRLLALLLDVLAPTLAQLETRALLAQWFFIRYADPDTHFRLRLFASQAGQANDLLRLVGAVLDRLMRDDQIDRWTVDPYRREWARYGGQAAMPHAETLFCADSQHAVRTIRALVAQGGYTPDAVRPAAVALLLAWHHALGLDKAASQTLLKRMCDRLRTATGAARGAHRAETSAVIAALRSGDMAGGATLDAGAARRLAHLAQTADFTTTIHDIATSLIHMSLNRLLPSWSREEEHRIYLAAHTALHACPQLWDQVAPSDHSGSRALAG
- a CDS encoding lanthionine synthetase LanC family protein, which translates into the protein METGEKNALLLFQNLLGASLENRTESRSFYVYDGLAPIALVLAQDSRLSALPFYDRLRQAALQELAADARALAKDDLDFLTGWTGHAFLSAGLGDDGALAHLASLAGTVADPAAAPLCCFPRDDTEHPVIDLGLAHGNIGLLSVLALCGRTVPEVTAMAQALLCQLEAHELPDGPSRFPYFAGQAGPSRIGWCYGDLSMLIGLTQCAAAGIGPKDPALFDRVEQALLDRLAAGAALEDAFLCHGTAGLIAISVFLQGAGKPRLATLRAALHETLDAQLRPVLEQDNCSTDLLNGMSGVGLALLSSQTGRRLPWQTLFLT
- a CDS encoding DUF6634 family protein, whose amino-acid sequence is MTDPVPDLADAPLLADYTMGLDELGLLHLVGQVSGHPKLGDRWITTSPVWQIDPDGGYARTSSRWYRLARSFRETIASTDNTDVSDMQTKFPSTEDAITHLRYIRTIVERELTKRAN
- a CDS encoding AAA family ATPase; this translates as MDRHREGHCDALSESWGADNAPRPARLPDIARLLAVSGQGVPIASQMTPKEIADVIKSGIDPYAAAIDGTAVRQALHPPLTDLLCAIHLAQWFSDCDPDIGPFAPGVTLIRVADDALRERLEDPMGFVLPFAWEALTRGSKKYPDHVALVCLEKASAFSKSDPRDKLRESLDEALAKGLGVVALAADPSDLSEGGRMLMVGDVTWPSLDGEALIDLLRATHSATGEVAEAELRTRLRGNTRIGALPWPVVNHAFHASTTLAVADRVAKARVPTPPVPRRTLDDVCGLPNVTEELRHLVEDVRQWQADELDWSDVSASILLHGPPGVGKTMIAEAIAGSTGATFISTSYAEAQKAGHLGDYLRTMSAHVNRAISSAPAVFFVDELDSYVSRQGSGKNFSTYMHSVVNGLLEQLTKLNDAPGVIVVAATNHLNVIDSALIRAGRFDRKISVGLPDKDGIAAILSGHLGNEALPLHDLSHRLVGLSGADVAAIARTAKGAARRARETVALCHVLSAIDQRVPRADPEHIRRKAIHEAGHAVVGHVLGLKPGHRIFVAAVGGGYDSPVPPIMTPDVADKELAMRFGGRAAEVAFLGTLSTGSGGSEHSDLGGATDLAIDLEQAYGFGPSLIYSPVAPADRHRMPDDLLERVERRLHLAEDRARSVINANRHLVERIVDALIEHRELDQDALLELLAPDACDCSVQEAS
- a CDS encoding very short patch repair endonuclease; the protein is MTDIVNSAIRSRMMAANTRRNTKPELLVRRHLHARGLRFRVDVRRLPGSPDVVLARHNAAIFVHGCFWHRHEGCRHATIPKTNILFWKEKFARNIERDRNATTALMEMRFRVAVIWECALGKGVRAENLCALASWVREGEDYLELPRRGG
- a CDS encoding DNA cytosine methyltransferase, translating into MKMSANQQLGLRVPARVRRHHPRPDGRVDDICHEDASFRIFPFPILRFNVRGMKGKFGIIDLFSGPGGLGEGFCAYREEGLRPFEIDVSVEKDPVAHSTLRLRAFLRQFDDEFPTEYIDFLNEGGEEPDWADLYPREWALAEQETLNLTLGEAETTAVLDKRIAEIRKRRGDRIILIGGPPCQAYSLAGRGRKPSELGYVAHDENRHLLYQEYINVLRKLRPAAFVMENVKGMLSSSIEKRKVFDLVTEDLQSGGGAAEYALFPLSGNTDLHGHAQPKDFVVAAEDHGVPQARHRVIIVGVRRDLISDVDGFEPPKLAGVARRTTVRDVLSEMPPLRSGISARGGHVDDVMNWKRTVALGASKIAAMSHGLQGEAAGNFDKALGTVDRSKKITVEKRKGTTGGTLLPETCPEDLRTWLEDDRLDSLSLHETRGHMVGDLERYLFASSWATATGASPKAKDFPDELAPRHDNWKSGKFNDRFRVQPWDLPSSTVTCHLSKDGHYFIHPDPAQCRSMTVREAARLQTFPDNYHFKGNRTQQYVQVGNAVPPFLAWKIATALHPVLAKLVHAPAKLVREAGKVKIPA